AGCTGGTATCCAAGGTGGTGTATTATCTGGAGATGTTAAAGATGTATTACTTTTAGACGTAACACCTTTATCTTTAGGTATTGAAACTATGGGTAACGTATTTACTAAATTAATTGAAGCAAATACTACAATACCAACTAAAAAATCGCAAGTATTTTCAACAGCGGCAGATAATCAGCCATCTGTAGAAATACATGTATTACAAGGTGAAAGAGCTATGGCTGCCGATAATAATACTATTGGACGTTTTCACTTAGATGATATTCCACCAGCACGTCGTGGTACACCGCAAATTGAGGTTACTTTCGATATCGATGCTAATGGTATTATTAAAGTATCAGCTACGGATAAAGGAACAAATAAAACACAAGATATTCGTATTGAAGCATCTTCTGGTTTAACTGAAGAAGAAATCCAAAAGATGAAAGCTGACGCTGAAGCAAATGCTGAAGCTGATAAAGCTGCAGCTGAAAATGCTCAGAAATTAAACGAAGCTGATTCTATGATTTTTCAAACAGAAAAACAATTAGAAGAGTTTGGTGATAAATTATCGGAAGATAAAAAACAACCAATCGTTGATGGTTTAGAAGAATTGAAAAAAGCTTACGAAACTAAAGATGTTGCTGTTATTACACCAGCTTTAGATAAAATAAACGAAGCTTGGAAAGTAGCAAGTGAAGAAATGTACAAAGCACAAGCCGATGCAGGTGGAGCACAACCAGGACCAGATGCTGGAGCAGACGCTCAAGCTGAAGGAAGTGATGTTGAAGATGTAGATTTCGAAGAAGTAAAATAAGCAGAAATTCTATTTTGCTAAATCGAAATGAATGAATATCGTATTCTGAATTTATTAAGGATTTTTATAAAACATTTCGTAAAAATTAAAAACGTAACCATTAGTTTGGTTGCGTTTTTTTTGTTTCTTAATATTGCCGAATTATTTAATATAAAAAACAGACTATGAAAAAATTAAGTGTTTTACTTATTGCGTTTATAATGGTTTTATCTTCATGCTCAAATGATGATACAGCGTCTACTTCTGCAGAATTAACAGGAGCGTGGAATGGACAAGCCATTAGCTATAGCGGAACTACAATCACAGAAGTTTTAGGAGAATCTATAGAGTCTACTTATGTAGCACAAGGTTATGATATCGATTTTACCATGACCTTTACAGAAATGCCTAATAACGTCGTTGGAGAAGGTAATTATAGCTTAGAATTAGTTTCAACTACGCTAGGGCAGAGTCAAACACAAAATTTTGAAGATCTTTCATTTGAAAACAATAGTACTTGGACTAGAGATGGTAACCAATTATTGTTAACAGATGGTACGGAAACTGTTGCTTACCAAATTACAGAATTAACAAAAAATAAGCTAGTACTTACAGCAG
The window above is part of the Algibacter sp. L3A6 genome. Proteins encoded here:
- a CDS encoding lipocalin family protein, yielding MKKLSVLLIAFIMVLSSCSNDDTASTSAELTGAWNGQAISYSGTTITEVLGESIESTYVAQGYDIDFTMTFTEMPNNVVGEGNYSLELVSTTLGQSQTQNFEDLSFENNSTWTRDGNQLLLTDGTETVAYQITELTKNKLVLTADSLEAIPNVNASGITEIKIEIILTR